One genomic region from Lycorma delicatula isolate Av1 chromosome 1, ASM4794821v1, whole genome shotgun sequence encodes:
- the LOC142320636 gene encoding neuropeptide CCHamide-2 receptor-like isoform X2, which produces MNMDNEYGALEDGTTYKNYTDDGYVPYSQRPETYIVPVLFALIFLVGALGNGTLVLIFARHRTMRNVPNTYILSLALGDLLVIVTCVPFTSLVYTIESWPWGELICRLQEASKDISIGVSVFTLTALSAERYCAIVNPIRRHVTKPLTIVTALAIWVFSLLLALPAAIFSKVHSTTLTNNGTIEYCTPFPDEFGTSYAKTIVLFKFLAYYAVPLCIIGGFYVLMARHLVLTTRNMPGEQQGQSNQVQARKKVAKVVLAFVIVFIICFLPMHIFMLWFHFYPHSRDEFDEYWNAFRIVGFCLTFINSCINPIALYCVSKAFRKHFNRYLFCCIKQSSQLNDMTLVHMNSSTCRRHNSVITSHYTISHAEKT; this is translated from the coding sequence GAATATGGATAATGAATACGGAGCTCTTGAGGATGGcacaacatataaaaattatacagatgaTGGATATGTACCGTATTCCCAACGACCAGAAACATATATTGTTCCTGTTTTATTTGCACTCATATTCCTGGTCGGTGCATTAGGTAATGGTACGCTAGTATTGATATTTGCAAGGCACAGAACCATGCGAAATGTGCCGAATACTTACATCCTCAGCCTCGCCCTCGGTGATCTGTTGGTAATCGTAACGTGTGTACCGTTCACATCTTTGGTTTATACGATAGAATCGTGGCCCTGGGGTGAATTAATATGTAGATTACAAGAAGCTTCAAAAGATATATCCATTGGAGTTTCAGTATTCACACTTACTGCTTTAAGCGCAGAACGTTATTGCGCGATTGTAAATCCTATTCGCCGACACGTCACAAAACCTCTTACCATTGTCACAGCTCTTGCGATCTGGGTATTTTCTTTACTTCTGGCGTTACCGGCTGCAATATTTTCTAAAGTTCATTCTACCACGCTGACTAATAACGGAACTATAGAATATTGTACTCCTTTTCCAGATGAATTTGGAACATCTTATGCAAAAACTATAGTATTATTTAAGTTTCTTGCCTATTATGCCGTACCGCTATGTATTATAGGAGGATTTTATGTGCTGATGGCACGCCATCTTGTGCTTACTACTCGGAATATGCCGGGTGAACAACAAGGTCAATCGAATCAAGTTCAAGCTCGTAAGAAAGTAGCAAAGGTTGTTCTCGCTTTCGTCATCGTATTCATAATATGTTTTCTTCCCATGCATATATTTATGTTGTGGTTCCATTTTTATCCTCATTCTCGAGACGAATTTGACGAATACTGGAATGCATTTCGCATTGTAGGTTTTTGTTTAACTTTCATTAATTCATGTATTAATCCTATCGCGTTGTACTGCGTGAGTAAAGCTTTTCGTAAACACTTCAACAGATATTTATTCTGCTGTATTAAACAATCTAGTCAGTTAAACGATATGACTTTAGTTCATATGAATAGTTCGACATGTCGACGTCATAATTCCGTAATTACTAGTCACTATACGATCAGTCATGCTGAAAAGACTTGA
- the LOC142320636 gene encoding neuropeptide CCHamide-2 receptor-like isoform X3, with protein sequence MDNEYGALEDGTTYKNYTDDGYVPYSQRPETYIVPVLFALIFLVGALGNGTLVLIFARHRTMRNVPNTYILSLALGDLLVIVTCVPFTSLVYTIESWPWGELICRLQEASKDISIGVSVFTLTALSAERYCAIVNPIRRHVTKPLTIVTALAIWVFSLLLALPAAIFSKVHSTTLTNNGTIEYCTPFPDEFGTSYAKTIVLFKFLAYYAVPLCIIGGFYVLMARHLVLTTRNMPGEQQGQSNQVQARKKVAKVVLAFVIVFIICFLPMHIFMLWFHFYPHSRDEFDEYWNAFRIVGFCLTFINSCINPIALYCVSKAFRKHFNRYLFCCIKQSSQLNDMTLVHMNSSTCRRHNSVITSHYTISHAEKT encoded by the coding sequence ATGGATAATGAATACGGAGCTCTTGAGGATGGcacaacatataaaaattatacagatgaTGGATATGTACCGTATTCCCAACGACCAGAAACATATATTGTTCCTGTTTTATTTGCACTCATATTCCTGGTCGGTGCATTAGGTAATGGTACGCTAGTATTGATATTTGCAAGGCACAGAACCATGCGAAATGTGCCGAATACTTACATCCTCAGCCTCGCCCTCGGTGATCTGTTGGTAATCGTAACGTGTGTACCGTTCACATCTTTGGTTTATACGATAGAATCGTGGCCCTGGGGTGAATTAATATGTAGATTACAAGAAGCTTCAAAAGATATATCCATTGGAGTTTCAGTATTCACACTTACTGCTTTAAGCGCAGAACGTTATTGCGCGATTGTAAATCCTATTCGCCGACACGTCACAAAACCTCTTACCATTGTCACAGCTCTTGCGATCTGGGTATTTTCTTTACTTCTGGCGTTACCGGCTGCAATATTTTCTAAAGTTCATTCTACCACGCTGACTAATAACGGAACTATAGAATATTGTACTCCTTTTCCAGATGAATTTGGAACATCTTATGCAAAAACTATAGTATTATTTAAGTTTCTTGCCTATTATGCCGTACCGCTATGTATTATAGGAGGATTTTATGTGCTGATGGCACGCCATCTTGTGCTTACTACTCGGAATATGCCGGGTGAACAACAAGGTCAATCGAATCAAGTTCAAGCTCGTAAGAAAGTAGCAAAGGTTGTTCTCGCTTTCGTCATCGTATTCATAATATGTTTTCTTCCCATGCATATATTTATGTTGTGGTTCCATTTTTATCCTCATTCTCGAGACGAATTTGACGAATACTGGAATGCATTTCGCATTGTAGGTTTTTGTTTAACTTTCATTAATTCATGTATTAATCCTATCGCGTTGTACTGCGTGAGTAAAGCTTTTCGTAAACACTTCAACAGATATTTATTCTGCTGTATTAAACAATCTAGTCAGTTAAACGATATGACTTTAGTTCATATGAATAGTTCGACATGTCGACGTCATAATTCCGTAATTACTAGTCACTATACGATCAGTCATGCTGAAAAGACTTGA
- the LOC142320636 gene encoding neuropeptide CCHamide-2 receptor-like isoform X1, with protein MFVIHSESANVRNMDNEYGALEDGTTYKNYTDDGYVPYSQRPETYIVPVLFALIFLVGALGNGTLVLIFARHRTMRNVPNTYILSLALGDLLVIVTCVPFTSLVYTIESWPWGELICRLQEASKDISIGVSVFTLTALSAERYCAIVNPIRRHVTKPLTIVTALAIWVFSLLLALPAAIFSKVHSTTLTNNGTIEYCTPFPDEFGTSYAKTIVLFKFLAYYAVPLCIIGGFYVLMARHLVLTTRNMPGEQQGQSNQVQARKKVAKVVLAFVIVFIICFLPMHIFMLWFHFYPHSRDEFDEYWNAFRIVGFCLTFINSCINPIALYCVSKAFRKHFNRYLFCCIKQSSQLNDMTLVHMNSSTCRRHNSVITSHYTISHAEKT; from the coding sequence GAATATGGATAATGAATACGGAGCTCTTGAGGATGGcacaacatataaaaattatacagatgaTGGATATGTACCGTATTCCCAACGACCAGAAACATATATTGTTCCTGTTTTATTTGCACTCATATTCCTGGTCGGTGCATTAGGTAATGGTACGCTAGTATTGATATTTGCAAGGCACAGAACCATGCGAAATGTGCCGAATACTTACATCCTCAGCCTCGCCCTCGGTGATCTGTTGGTAATCGTAACGTGTGTACCGTTCACATCTTTGGTTTATACGATAGAATCGTGGCCCTGGGGTGAATTAATATGTAGATTACAAGAAGCTTCAAAAGATATATCCATTGGAGTTTCAGTATTCACACTTACTGCTTTAAGCGCAGAACGTTATTGCGCGATTGTAAATCCTATTCGCCGACACGTCACAAAACCTCTTACCATTGTCACAGCTCTTGCGATCTGGGTATTTTCTTTACTTCTGGCGTTACCGGCTGCAATATTTTCTAAAGTTCATTCTACCACGCTGACTAATAACGGAACTATAGAATATTGTACTCCTTTTCCAGATGAATTTGGAACATCTTATGCAAAAACTATAGTATTATTTAAGTTTCTTGCCTATTATGCCGTACCGCTATGTATTATAGGAGGATTTTATGTGCTGATGGCACGCCATCTTGTGCTTACTACTCGGAATATGCCGGGTGAACAACAAGGTCAATCGAATCAAGTTCAAGCTCGTAAGAAAGTAGCAAAGGTTGTTCTCGCTTTCGTCATCGTATTCATAATATGTTTTCTTCCCATGCATATATTTATGTTGTGGTTCCATTTTTATCCTCATTCTCGAGACGAATTTGACGAATACTGGAATGCATTTCGCATTGTAGGTTTTTGTTTAACTTTCATTAATTCATGTATTAATCCTATCGCGTTGTACTGCGTGAGTAAAGCTTTTCGTAAACACTTCAACAGATATTTATTCTGCTGTATTAAACAATCTAGTCAGTTAAACGATATGACTTTAGTTCATATGAATAGTTCGACATGTCGACGTCATAATTCCGTAATTACTAGTCACTATACGATCAGTCATGCTGAAAAGACTTGA